From Yersinia hibernica, a single genomic window includes:
- the sbmC gene encoding DNA gyrase inhibitor SbmC, which produces MTFKIIEKPSQQVVSIRVVGPYHETIPQGFDQLSSLYGQHQIPGKDWLALYWDNPETNPPAQLRADVSLSVADDYTLPAELSGQLQLQVIPAGLYAVYHTRVTDDDYAKAWGELYHQHLPQSGYRPAEGACYEVYLNDGRTDGYFDIDIYQSVEKGQ; this is translated from the coding sequence ATGACATTTAAAATTATTGAAAAACCGTCACAACAGGTTGTGAGTATCCGAGTCGTTGGGCCTTATCACGAGACCATCCCGCAAGGCTTTGACCAGTTGTCATCACTTTATGGCCAGCATCAAATTCCTGGAAAAGATTGGCTAGCGCTTTACTGGGATAATCCGGAAACAAATCCTCCGGCGCAGTTGCGGGCTGATGTGTCACTCTCTGTTGCCGATGACTATACCTTGCCAGCTGAACTCAGTGGTCAGCTACAGTTGCAGGTGATCCCCGCAGGTTTATATGCGGTGTACCACACTCGAGTTACCGATGATGACTACGCCAAAGCTTGGGGGGAGTTATATCACCAGCATCTGCCACAAAGTGGCTATCGCCCAGCGGAGGGCGCATGTTATGAGGTTTACCTCAATGACGGCAGAACTGACGGCTATTTTGATATTGATATCTATCAATCCGTCGAGAAAGGACAATAA
- a CDS encoding aldose 1-epimerase family protein — protein sequence MTAKIALFREQFSRHEQEIYHSDNFTVTSFKYASGIEALKMTNSRGYITVLPYYGQMIWDAEFDGHNLKMDNMFSQPKRGENIVDTYGCFAFHSGLLRNGCPSPEDDHVLHGEMPCAEIDQAWLLIEGEQLALTGSVEYVKGFGDHYCAQPLVRLTAGSAQFDIEMKVTNLASTAMPLQYMCHMNYAYIPGATFRQNLPGSALKLRETVPAHVHPTPQWLQYNQQLRERPAGLTDLNEPEFYDPEIVFFADDLSQYVDKAEFFMLSPAGHRFVTRFSTEQFNYGTRWILYNGDQKVAAFILPATCRPEGYLAAKEKGTLLMLPAGESRHFSVTTGVV from the coding sequence ATGACTGCCAAAATAGCGCTGTTCCGTGAACAATTCAGTCGTCATGAACAGGAAATTTATCACAGCGATAATTTTACTGTCACCAGTTTTAAATATGCTTCAGGTATTGAAGCATTAAAAATGACTAACTCCCGCGGTTATATCACTGTCTTGCCTTATTATGGTCAGATGATTTGGGATGCAGAATTTGATGGTCATAATTTGAAGATGGATAACATGTTTTCTCAGCCTAAACGCGGAGAAAATATTGTTGATACCTACGGTTGTTTTGCTTTCCATTCAGGTTTGCTGCGTAACGGTTGCCCATCACCTGAAGATGACCATGTATTGCATGGTGAAATGCCTTGCGCCGAAATAGATCAGGCCTGGTTACTTATTGAGGGTGAACAGCTAGCACTGACGGGCAGTGTGGAATATGTGAAAGGGTTTGGTGACCATTATTGTGCTCAGCCATTAGTCAGACTAACGGCAGGCAGTGCGCAATTCGATATTGAAATGAAGGTCACAAATTTAGCCAGCACTGCCATGCCTCTGCAATATATGTGTCATATGAATTACGCTTATATTCCCGGGGCCACTTTCCGTCAAAACTTGCCGGGTTCAGCTCTAAAATTACGTGAGACAGTACCTGCGCATGTTCATCCAACGCCGCAATGGTTGCAGTATAACCAGCAATTACGCGAGCGTCCGGCGGGGCTAACAGATTTAAATGAACCGGAGTTTTATGATCCTGAGATAGTTTTCTTTGCAGATGATCTGTCGCAATATGTTGATAAAGCAGAGTTCTTTATGTTGTCGCCGGCTGGGCATCGCTTTGTGACGCGGTTTTCAACTGAGCAGTTTAATTATGGTACTCGCTGGATACTTTATAATGGTGATCAGAAAGTGGCTGCATTTATTTTACCAGCCACCTGTCGCCCTGAAGGATATTTAGCTGCAAAAGAAAAGGGCACATTACTGATGTTACCGGCAGGAGAAAGTCGCCATTTTAGTGTTACCACCGGGGTAGTCTAA
- the ogt gene encoding methylated-DNA--[protein]-cysteine S-methyltransferase yields METFLIDRIATPQGELVLIADEENRLRAIDWTDHYERLLKLLHNHYASNSFTLVEQVNPGGLSDSMQRYFAGELSIIDNLPVKTAGTDFQRQVWQQLRKIPCGETITYGELAKRINRPTASRAVGMANGLNPISIVVPCHRVIGQQGALTGYAGGVERKRWLLMHEGYLLAR; encoded by the coding sequence ATGGAAACGTTTTTGATTGATAGAATAGCCACCCCGCAGGGGGAACTGGTGTTAATTGCAGACGAAGAAAATCGGCTACGCGCCATTGATTGGACTGATCATTATGAGCGGCTGCTAAAGTTGCTGCACAATCATTACGCCAGCAACAGCTTTACCTTGGTGGAACAAGTGAATCCTGGCGGTTTGAGTGACAGTATGCAGCGCTATTTTGCCGGCGAGCTAAGTATTATTGATAATTTACCGGTAAAAACCGCTGGCACTGACTTCCAGCGTCAAGTCTGGCAGCAATTGCGAAAAATCCCCTGCGGTGAAACCATTACTTATGGTGAGTTAGCCAAACGTATCAATCGCCCCACGGCATCGCGGGCGGTTGGGATGGCGAATGGCTTGAATCCTATTTCGATTGTTGTGCCTTGCCATCGCGTGATTGGGCAGCAAGGGGCATTGACAGGTTATGCCGGTGGTGTGGAGCGAAAACGCTGGTTATTAATGCACGAGGGATATCTTTTAGCACGCTAA
- a CDS encoding LysR family transcriptional regulator — MDRIDAMRVFIRVVEQRSFTQTAQDLNLPRSTVTDAIKQLEKRLNVRLLQRTTRHVSPTLDGEAYYQRCLQIIADIEDAEMAFADAKPRGLLRIDVQGTLARHFVLPQLPDFIAQYPDIELFISEGDRLVDLIREGIDGVLRVGTLQDSDMVARRVALLPQVTCAAPRYLQHYGTPCTPHELAGHRMVGFRSSASGGLMPLEFAVSPTPPRLSPDCQKTSIQAVKLPAVLSVSGAESFVAAARLGLGIVQVPRYHVEPDLYAGTLIEVLPEYTPPPMPVSFLYPHNRQLSPRVRIFSDWLRQIFRTA; from the coding sequence ATGGACAGAATTGATGCAATGCGTGTGTTTATCAGAGTCGTGGAACAGCGCAGCTTTACCCAAACAGCGCAAGATTTGAATTTGCCGCGTTCTACCGTCACGGATGCGATTAAGCAGCTTGAAAAACGGCTGAATGTGCGCCTATTACAACGCACCACCCGGCATGTCAGCCCAACACTGGATGGAGAGGCATACTATCAACGTTGCCTACAGATTATTGCTGACATCGAAGATGCTGAAATGGCGTTCGCGGATGCCAAACCACGAGGTTTACTGCGAATCGACGTGCAGGGTACCTTGGCTCGTCATTTCGTATTGCCGCAATTACCCGATTTTATTGCACAATACCCAGACATCGAATTATTTATCAGTGAGGGTGATAGACTCGTCGATTTGATTCGCGAAGGTATTGACGGAGTATTGCGCGTCGGCACATTACAAGACAGTGATATGGTGGCCCGCCGTGTGGCACTTCTGCCACAAGTGACCTGTGCTGCGCCGCGTTATTTGCAACACTATGGCACCCCGTGCACACCGCATGAGTTAGCCGGGCATCGGATGGTCGGATTTCGTTCCAGTGCCAGCGGTGGCTTAATGCCGTTAGAATTCGCTGTCAGCCCTACACCGCCCCGCCTATCACCTGATTGTCAAAAAACGAGCATTCAAGCAGTAAAATTACCCGCCGTTTTATCCGTCAGTGGTGCTGAAAGTTTTGTTGCTGCCGCTCGACTGGGGTTAGGGATAGTACAAGTGCCGCGTTACCATGTTGAACCTGATTTATACGCTGGAACATTGATTGAGGTATTGCCAGAATATACGCCACCTCCGATGCCAGTCTCTTTCCTCTATCCGCACAATCGGCAATTATCACCACGCGTGCGTATTTTCAGTGACTGGCTCCGTCAGATATTCCGAACAGCATAA
- the rbsK gene encoding ribokinase, with protein sequence MDIAVIGSNMVDLITYIDEMPQVGETLEAPDFEIGCGGKGANQAVAAARLGANVMMITRVGDDLFAENTIRNLQQAGVDTQYVKAVVGASSGVAPIFVDKSSQNRILIIKGANNHLLPADVAAAADALKHCQLIILQLEIPLETVYAAIDFARQNNIKVILNPAPAAKALDIGYACQCEFFMPNETELAILTGMPVDSLDNIYRAGRSLLDKGLHNLIITLGHRGSLWMHGEEIHHVPPVSVHAIDTSGAGDAFIGCFAHEYVQHGNILKAMEMASAFAAYSVTGKGTQRSYPDASQFIDFLKTLHQGK encoded by the coding sequence ATGGATATTGCAGTCATTGGCTCGAACATGGTTGACTTGATTACCTATATTGATGAAATGCCGCAAGTGGGGGAAACCTTAGAAGCACCTGATTTTGAAATCGGATGCGGTGGTAAAGGCGCTAACCAGGCGGTCGCGGCTGCTCGATTAGGGGCCAATGTGATGATGATTACCCGCGTAGGTGACGATCTTTTTGCAGAAAATACGATAAGAAACCTACAACAAGCGGGGGTTGATACTCAGTATGTTAAAGCGGTTGTCGGGGCCTCCAGTGGTGTAGCACCGATTTTTGTCGATAAATCGTCACAAAATCGCATTCTGATTATTAAAGGGGCCAACAATCATCTATTACCAGCAGATGTCGCCGCGGCGGCTGATGCTTTAAAACATTGCCAACTGATTATCCTACAACTTGAAATCCCACTGGAAACTGTCTACGCCGCAATTGATTTTGCCCGACAAAACAATATCAAAGTTATTTTAAATCCCGCACCCGCTGCCAAAGCATTAGATATTGGTTACGCCTGCCAATGTGAATTTTTTATGCCGAACGAAACGGAATTGGCTATTTTGACCGGGATGCCGGTGGACAGCCTGGATAATATCTATCGGGCAGGGCGCAGTTTATTAGATAAAGGCCTGCATAATTTAATTATTACATTAGGACACCGTGGTTCGTTATGGATGCACGGCGAAGAAATACATCATGTGCCGCCAGTGAGTGTCCATGCCATTGATACCAGTGGGGCAGGCGATGCTTTCATCGGGTGCTTCGCTCATGAGTATGTCCAGCATGGAAATATATTAAAAGCCATGGAAATGGCCTCTGCTTTTGCTGCATACAGTGTCACCGGCAAAGGAACGCAACGTTCTTACCCTGACGCGTCGCAATTTATTGATTTTTTAAAAACCCTACACCAAGGAAAATAA
- the fucP gene encoding L-fucose:H+ symporter permease, with protein sequence MRLNTVQLPDGYLNKTPLFQFILLSCLFPLWGCAASLNDILITQFKSVFALSDFASALVQSAFYGGYFLIAIPASLVIKKSSYKVAILIGLTLYIVGCTLFYPASHMATYTMFLAAIFAIAIGLSFLETAANTYSSMIGHKDYATLRLNISQTFYPIGALMGIVLGKYLVFQEGDSLENQMASMTPEQVHEFRLSMLEHTLEPYKYLIFVLLLVMLLFIITRYPHCKPQDDSNKKVAQPSLKETLKYLAGNSRFKKGIVAQFLYVGMQVAVWSFTIRLALNLGASNERDASNFMIYSFICFFIGKFVANFLMTRFKAEKVLIAYSILGALTLLYVVCVPNFTAVYAAVFVSVLFGPCWATIYAGTLDTVDNKYTEVAGAIIVMSIVGAAVVPALQGFVSDHLGSMQHAFMVSLLCFVYVGFYFWGELRNKQRVNAATLANNES encoded by the coding sequence ATGCGCCTTAATACCGTTCAACTGCCCGATGGCTATTTAAATAAAACACCCTTATTTCAGTTTATTTTGCTTTCCTGCTTATTCCCACTTTGGGGATGCGCAGCCAGTCTGAATGATATTTTAATTACTCAATTTAAGAGTGTTTTTGCATTGAGTGATTTTGCCAGTGCACTGGTACAAAGCGCCTTTTATGGTGGCTATTTCCTGATAGCTATCCCGGCCTCATTAGTGATTAAAAAAAGTAGTTATAAAGTTGCTATATTAATCGGGTTAACACTTTATATTGTCGGCTGTACCTTGTTCTATCCGGCATCACATATGGCTACCTACACCATGTTTCTGGCGGCTATTTTTGCCATTGCCATTGGTCTAAGTTTCCTTGAAACTGCGGCGAACACCTACAGTTCCATGATTGGTCATAAAGACTATGCCACATTACGGCTTAATATCAGCCAGACGTTTTATCCCATCGGTGCATTAATGGGAATTGTATTAGGGAAATATCTGGTATTTCAGGAAGGGGACAGTTTAGAGAATCAGATGGCATCCATGACGCCAGAACAGGTTCATGAATTCCGTCTTAGTATGCTAGAACACACCTTAGAACCTTATAAATACCTTATTTTCGTGTTATTACTGGTGATGCTGCTCTTTATTATAACTCGCTACCCACATTGTAAACCGCAAGATGATAGCAATAAGAAAGTGGCGCAACCCTCATTAAAAGAAACACTGAAATACCTGGCAGGAAATAGCCGTTTTAAAAAAGGAATTGTGGCTCAGTTCCTTTATGTCGGTATGCAAGTCGCGGTATGGTCATTTACTATTCGCTTGGCATTGAACTTGGGAGCATCCAATGAGCGAGACGCTTCAAACTTTATGATCTATAGCTTTATTTGCTTCTTTATTGGTAAGTTTGTGGCCAATTTCTTGATGACCCGCTTTAAAGCAGAGAAAGTATTAATTGCTTATTCTATCTTAGGGGCATTAACCCTGCTCTATGTGGTATGTGTTCCTAACTTTACCGCAGTTTATGCAGCGGTATTTGTCAGCGTTTTATTCGGGCCTTGCTGGGCGACTATTTATGCCGGCACACTGGATACTGTGGACAATAAATATACTGAAGTCGCTGGGGCTATTATTGTTATGTCAATCGTTGGTGCCGCCGTCGTGCCAGCATTGCAAGGCTTTGTCTCTGACCACTTAGGTTCAATGCAACATGCCTTCATGGTGTCATTATTGTGCTTCGTCTATGTTGGTTTCTATTTTTGGGGTGAACTGCGCAATAAACAGCGGGTCAATGCGGCAACATTGGCAAATAATGAATCCTAA
- a CDS encoding DUF523 domain-containing protein, whose protein sequence is MEAKPARILISACLMGKAVRYNGSALPVDNEIIQRWQDEGRLVLVCPELAAGMPVPRPPAEIQQGNGEAVLQGQARVIEQWGNDVSREFLQGAYQALALAQKHQCTLAILTEGSPSCGSSRIYDGRFNGTQRTGQGVTTALLRRHGITVFSHLQLEQADDFLRSGSQSSGKINQMS, encoded by the coding sequence GTGGAAGCCAAACCAGCGCGTATCCTAATCAGTGCCTGCTTGATGGGCAAAGCCGTGCGTTATAACGGCAGTGCTCTGCCTGTTGATAATGAAATTATCCAGCGCTGGCAGGATGAAGGCCGACTGGTACTGGTTTGTCCTGAGCTGGCTGCCGGAATGCCAGTACCACGGCCACCGGCTGAAATTCAGCAAGGCAATGGTGAGGCGGTGTTACAGGGGCAGGCGCGCGTGATTGAGCAGTGGGGTAATGATGTCAGCCGGGAATTCCTGCAAGGGGCTTATCAAGCATTGGCATTGGCACAAAAACACCAGTGTACATTAGCTATTCTTACCGAGGGCAGCCCATCTTGTGGCAGTAGCCGGATTTACGATGGGCGTTTTAACGGCACCCAACGCACGGGACAGGGGGTGACCACGGCATTATTGCGCCGCCATGGGATAACAGTTTTTAGTCATCTTCAGCTTGAACAAGCAGATGATTTTTTGCGAAGCGGTTCACAATCAAGTGGGAAAATTAATCAAATGTCATAA
- the phoA gene encoding alkaline phosphatase: MQNRVSTLSGIALSTLILSSSLFAHHAVAAATGLYDRSAHGDITQFGGARRLTADQTQALRNSLSNKTAKNVILLIGDGMGDSEITSARNYAMGAGGFFKGIDALPLTGQYTHYSLDKKTQKPNYVTDSAASATAWSSGVKTYNGALGVDVLGKDHATLLELAKKAGKATGNVSTAELQDATPAAQFAHVTGRKCYGPEETSEKCSTNALENGGRGSITEQMIEGRADVTLGGGSKSFSQLAKAGEWKDQSLRDQALARGYVIVENLDDLNATKQANQQKPLLGLFSPGNMPVRWQGPKASYHGNVDKPPVVCESNAERTKDIPTLAVMTEKAIDLLKTNKNGFFLQVEGASIDKQDHAANPCGQFGETVDLDEAVQKALEFARADGNTLVIVTADHAHSSQIIEADAKAPGLTQALTTKDGAVMAISYGNSEDDSQGHTGTQLRIAAYGPHAANVVGLTDQTDLFFTLRDAMAIK, from the coding sequence ATGCAGAACCGCGTATCCACTTTGTCCGGCATAGCCTTATCAACTCTGATATTAAGCAGCTCCCTGTTCGCCCACCATGCGGTGGCCGCGGCCACCGGTTTATACGATCGCAGCGCCCACGGTGATATCACCCAATTTGGTGGCGCTCGCCGTTTGACTGCAGATCAAACCCAAGCTCTTCGCAACTCACTGTCCAACAAAACGGCAAAAAATGTCATTCTGCTGATCGGCGATGGGATGGGGGACTCAGAGATTACGTCTGCTCGTAACTATGCGATGGGAGCCGGTGGTTTCTTTAAAGGGATTGATGCATTGCCGTTAACAGGGCAATACACGCACTATTCATTAGATAAAAAAACGCAGAAACCCAATTATGTGACTGATTCAGCGGCATCGGCTACCGCCTGGTCATCAGGGGTGAAAACCTATAATGGGGCACTCGGCGTGGATGTGTTGGGTAAAGACCACGCCACACTGTTGGAGCTGGCTAAAAAAGCGGGTAAAGCCACCGGCAATGTTTCAACCGCTGAATTGCAAGATGCAACGCCTGCCGCACAATTCGCCCATGTTACGGGGCGCAAGTGCTACGGCCCGGAAGAAACCAGCGAGAAGTGCAGCACCAATGCATTGGAGAATGGCGGCCGGGGCTCTATCACCGAACAAATGATTGAAGGGCGCGCTGATGTGACCTTGGGCGGCGGTTCGAAATCATTCAGCCAACTGGCTAAAGCAGGTGAATGGAAAGACCAATCGTTGCGTGACCAGGCACTGGCTCGGGGTTATGTGATTGTCGAAAACCTTGATGACCTGAATGCAACCAAACAGGCTAACCAACAAAAACCGCTGTTAGGGCTATTCAGCCCAGGTAACATGCCGGTTCGTTGGCAGGGGCCGAAAGCCTCTTATCACGGCAATGTGGACAAACCACCGGTAGTTTGTGAAAGCAATGCTGAGCGAACTAAAGATATTCCAACCTTGGCGGTCATGACTGAAAAGGCTATTGACCTCCTGAAAACCAATAAAAATGGTTTCTTCTTGCAAGTTGAAGGAGCCTCTATTGATAAACAAGATCACGCCGCCAATCCTTGTGGCCAGTTTGGCGAGACCGTTGACTTAGACGAAGCGGTGCAAAAAGCATTGGAATTTGCCCGTGCGGATGGCAATACACTGGTCATCGTGACTGCGGATCATGCGCATTCCAGCCAAATAATTGAAGCGGATGCCAAAGCGCCGGGGTTAACCCAAGCATTGACCACCAAAGATGGCGCGGTGATGGCTATTAGCTACGGCAATTCTGAAGATGACTCTCAAGGGCATACCGGTACGCAATTACGTATCGCGGCTTATGGCCCACATGCAGCAAATGTTGTTGGTCTAACTGACCAAACTGACCTGTTCTTTACCCTGCGTGATGCCATGGCCATTAAATAA
- a CDS encoding HalD/BesD family halogenase, with the protein MQKLAEIINMATNPINDATFIAQSKSTLATYGALVLSDFILPPALNSIKREGLDHQHLAYYAANQHNVYLAKTDTQFAVDHPRNRLVTSSKGCITDEDIPPHSILRTLYNATDFQDFLCAVLGEKKLYPYADTLSSINLHYASQGQELGWHFDNSSFAITLLVQKPLAGGVFEYIEEMRDADNGEMNYTEVEKLLDQQITPKTLGIEPGDLVLFRGRNAIHRVTPTQGDITRMLVVLAYNAQPDISLSETARMTFYGRI; encoded by the coding sequence ATGCAGAAACTCGCTGAAATAATTAACATGGCCACCAATCCTATCAACGATGCGACATTTATTGCACAAAGCAAGAGTACCTTAGCAACATACGGGGCGTTGGTTTTATCTGATTTCATCTTGCCGCCGGCACTGAACAGTATTAAGCGCGAGGGGTTAGATCATCAACATCTGGCTTACTATGCCGCCAATCAGCACAATGTATATCTGGCCAAAACGGATACGCAATTTGCTGTTGACCATCCTCGGAATCGGTTGGTCACTTCATCAAAAGGCTGTATTACCGATGAAGATATCCCGCCGCATTCGATACTGCGGACACTGTATAACGCCACCGATTTTCAAGATTTTCTGTGTGCTGTTTTAGGTGAAAAAAAGCTCTATCCATATGCTGACACCTTGTCTTCCATCAATTTGCACTATGCCAGTCAGGGCCAAGAGTTAGGCTGGCATTTTGATAACTCGTCATTTGCCATCACCTTATTGGTACAGAAACCCTTGGCGGGTGGCGTTTTTGAATACATTGAAGAGATGAGGGATGCCGATAACGGAGAGATGAATTATACCGAGGTAGAAAAACTATTAGACCAGCAAATTACGCCTAAAACGTTAGGTATTGAACCGGGGGATTTGGTGCTATTTCGTGGCAGGAATGCCATTCACCGAGTCACGCCAACACAAGGTGATATCACCCGGATGCTGGTGGTACTGGCTTATAATGCGCAGCCTGATATCTCATTATCTGAAACGGCTCGAATGACGTTTTATGGCCGTATTTAG
- a CDS encoding SDR family oxidoreductase, protein MTNSTQQVAIVTGASRGIGAAIAERLAQDGYTVVINYSQAGDKAEALVRKIEQAGGHAMSAQGDVSDPAAVAQLFATAEAAFGGVDVLVNNAGIMSLSTIADSDDKHFDRQMAINVKGSFNAMREAAKRLRKGGRIVNFSTSVVGLKLEKYAVYAATKAAVETMTAILAKEMRGRNITVNAVAPGPTATDLFLQGKPAELIEKMAQMTPLERLGTPEDIAAAVSFLVGKDGGWINGQVLRANGGLI, encoded by the coding sequence ATGACGAATTCCACTCAACAGGTCGCTATTGTTACAGGTGCATCAAGGGGAATTGGCGCGGCAATCGCTGAGCGCTTGGCGCAGGATGGCTATACGGTTGTTATCAATTATTCTCAGGCTGGTGATAAAGCCGAAGCATTGGTGCGTAAAATTGAACAAGCGGGAGGGCATGCAATGAGTGCGCAAGGTGATGTTAGTGATCCCGCTGCTGTGGCTCAATTATTTGCAACAGCAGAGGCTGCTTTTGGTGGTGTGGATGTTTTGGTCAATAACGCCGGCATTATGTCACTCAGTACCATTGCCGACAGTGATGATAAACATTTTGACCGCCAGATGGCAATTAATGTGAAAGGCAGCTTCAACGCAATGCGGGAAGCCGCGAAACGGTTGAGAAAGGGCGGCCGCATCGTCAATTTTTCCACGAGCGTCGTGGGGTTGAAGTTAGAAAAATATGCTGTTTATGCGGCGACCAAAGCCGCAGTGGAAACAATGACGGCAATCCTGGCAAAAGAGATGCGCGGCCGCAATATTACTGTTAATGCTGTGGCACCAGGGCCAACGGCTACGGATCTTTTCCTGCAGGGTAAACCCGCAGAACTGATTGAAAAAATGGCCCAAATGACCCCACTGGAAAGATTAGGCACCCCAGAAGACATTGCGGCGGCGGTATCATTTTTGGTCGGTAAAGATGGCGGTTGGATCAATGGGCAAGTGCTGCGCGCCAATGGCGGCCTGATTTAG
- a CDS encoding FNR family transcription factor codes for MIPEKRVIRRIQSGGCAIHCQDCSISQLCIPFTLNENELDQLDNIIERKKPIQKGQALFKAGDELKSLYAIRSGTIKSYTITEEGDEQITGFHLAGDLVGFDAISNLQHPSFAQALETSMVCEIPFDTLDDLSGKMPNLRQQMMRLMSGEIKGDQDMILLLSKKNAEERLAAFIYNLSRRFAQRGFSPREFRLTMTRGDIGNYLGLTVETISRLLGRFQKSDILSVKGKYITIENTEALAQLAGNPRPNL; via the coding sequence ATGATCCCGGAAAAACGCGTAATCCGACGTATTCAATCTGGCGGTTGTGCCATCCATTGCCAGGATTGCAGTATCAGTCAGCTCTGTATTCCTTTCACTTTGAATGAAAACGAGCTGGATCAGCTCGACAATATCATTGAAAGAAAGAAACCTATTCAGAAAGGACAGGCGTTATTTAAGGCCGGTGATGAACTTAAATCCCTGTACGCCATCCGTTCCGGGACTATCAAAAGTTACACCATTACCGAAGAAGGTGATGAGCAAATTACCGGTTTCCATCTGGCGGGCGATTTAGTCGGTTTTGATGCTATCAGTAACTTACAGCATCCAAGTTTTGCACAAGCCCTAGAAACATCAATGGTTTGTGAAATCCCATTTGATACGCTGGATGATTTATCCGGTAAAATGCCCAATCTGCGCCAGCAAATGATGCGGTTAATGAGTGGCGAGATCAAAGGTGATCAAGATATGATTTTGCTGCTTTCTAAAAAGAATGCAGAAGAGCGTCTGGCCGCCTTTATTTATAATCTCTCGCGCCGCTTTGCTCAGCGTGGTTTCTCACCTCGTGAGTTCCGCCTGACTATGACGCGCGGTGATATCGGCAACTATTTAGGTCTGACAGTAGAAACTATCAGCCGTTTACTGGGCCGTTTCCAGAAAAGCGATATTTTGAGTGTGAAAGGTAAATACATCACTATCGAGAATACCGAAGCTCTGGCACAACTGGCAGGTAACCCAAGACCCAATCTGTAA
- a CDS encoding N-formylglutamate amidohydrolase, with product MSNITLSPLLREGEPPAAVIERPASRSPFILLADHAGQCIPEQLGDLGLPAGEIDRHIGWDIGSLATAQRLSQYLDATLIHQRYSRLVIDCNRTPGIASSIPEISEHTRVPRNIGVTVPEAQARRAEVFQPYHDLITQTLNQRRDSGLPSVIISMHSFTPSFKNISRPWQIGTLFNRNPEFALQLVALLQQEDSLKVGINEPYAMTDATDFTLPFHAEQRQLPYVGIEIRQDLITQQEGQEQWGQRLARLLPQALAAYNQSK from the coding sequence ATGTCCAATATCACTTTGTCCCCTTTATTACGAGAAGGCGAACCTCCAGCCGCGGTAATTGAACGCCCTGCAAGTCGCTCACCCTTTATCTTGCTAGCAGACCATGCCGGGCAGTGTATTCCCGAGCAACTCGGGGATTTGGGGTTACCCGCCGGGGAAATTGACCGCCACATTGGTTGGGATATTGGCTCGCTGGCCACGGCGCAACGGCTTAGCCAATATTTGGATGCCACATTGATTCATCAGCGTTATTCGCGCTTAGTGATTGATTGCAACCGTACCCCCGGTATTGCCAGCTCCATCCCTGAAATTTCAGAACATACCCGAGTCCCGCGCAATATTGGCGTCACAGTGCCAGAGGCTCAAGCTCGCCGCGCCGAAGTATTTCAGCCTTATCATGACTTAATTACCCAAACACTTAATCAGCGCCGTGATAGCGGTTTGCCCAGTGTGATTATTTCCATGCACAGCTTCACACCTTCGTTCAAAAATATTTCTCGCCCCTGGCAAATTGGCACATTGTTTAACCGTAACCCCGAGTTTGCCTTGCAGTTAGTGGCACTGTTACAACAAGAAGATTCATTAAAGGTCGGCATCAACGAACCTTACGCCATGACAGATGCAACGGATTTCACTTTACCGTTCCATGCCGAGCAGCGGCAACTACCTTATGTGGGCATCGAAATTCGGCAAGACCTGATTACCCAGCAAGAGGGGCAGGAGCAATGGGGGCAGCGATTAGCGCGCTTGCTGCCGCAAGCCTTAGCCGCCTATAACCAATCGAAATAA